A single window of Microplitis demolitor isolate Queensland-Clemson2020A chromosome 7, iyMicDemo2.1a, whole genome shotgun sequence DNA harbors:
- the LOC103574654 gene encoding integrator complex subunit 12 isoform X3: protein MTQLELDPQFVQGLRLLHSSNKDSMDQLRTLLDEAIKQKHGFSKMLCNVLHKKYTIEEPVLSDHSSCSSKKSKSSNSSKHSGKLSKSDSVEEIPARDTPPDISEIEEDNLAEILEDDLTCVVCKGMDVGARNRLVECADCHSLYHQECHSPVIQDSQIDVPKHIWYCSQCIKAHQPIKEKGSPKPAESKKESKKNSTQKHSEKYKSSSQSSESASKLIPNINIIGGDKRFKELGKKSKDKRSSKHSSPSSSSSKSSEKSYKSKSNAD, encoded by the exons atgacGCAGTTAGAACTGGACCCGCAATTCGTCCAAGGACTGCGGTTGCTCCATTCGAGTAATAAAGATTCAATGGACCAATTGAGGACACTGTTGGATGAAGCTATCAAGCAGAAACATGGATTTTCTAAAATGCTCTGCAATGTGCTGCATAAAAAg tataCGATAGAGGAACCGGTGCTGAGTGACCATAGTAGCTGCAGCAGCAAAAAGAGCAAGAGCTCCAATTCTTCAAAACATTCCGGCAAGCTCAGCAAGAGCGATTCCGTTGAGGAAATACCAGCACGTGACACTCCGCCAGACATATCGGAGATTGAGGAAGATAATCTCGCTGAAATTCTAGAGGATGATTTAACCTGCGTCGTCTGCAAGGGCATGGACGTCGGTGCAAGAAATAGACTGGTCGAATGTGCGGATTGTCACTCTCTCTATCACCAGGAGTGTCATTCTCCTGTGATACAAGACTCCCAAATAGATGTACCTAAACATATTTGGTATTGTTCTCAATGTATCAAAGCTCACCAG ccaataaaagaaaaaggtTCCCCGAAACCAGCAGAAAGTAAAAAGGAATCAAAGAAAAATTCGA cacaaAAACATTctgaaaaatacaaaagcTCGAGTCAGTCGAGTGAATCGGCATCGAAACTGAtaccaaatataaatataatcgGTGGCGATAAGAGATTTAAAGAGTTGGGTAAAAAATCTAAGGATAAAAGATCAAGTAAACATTCTAGTCCTTCATCGTCATCGTCTAAGAGTTCTGAAAAGTCTTACAAATCGAAATCAAACGctgactaa
- the LOC103574654 gene encoding integrator complex subunit 12 isoform X1 yields MVVQLLVPASGLILIGLLLELDPQFVQGLRLLHSSNKDSMDQLRTLLDEAIKQKHGFSKMLCNVLHKKYTIEEPVLSDHSSCSSKKSKSSNSSKHSGKLSKSDSVEEIPARDTPPDISEIEEDNLAEILEDDLTCVVCKGMDVGARNRLVECADCHSLYHQECHSPVIQDSQIDVPKHIWYCSQCIKAHQPIKEKGSPKPAESKKESKKNSTQKHSEKYKSSSQSSESASKLIPNINIIGGDKRFKELGKKSKDKRSSKHSSPSSSSSKSSEKSYKSKSNAD; encoded by the exons TTAGAACTGGACCCGCAATTCGTCCAAGGACTGCGGTTGCTCCATTCGAGTAATAAAGATTCAATGGACCAATTGAGGACACTGTTGGATGAAGCTATCAAGCAGAAACATGGATTTTCTAAAATGCTCTGCAATGTGCTGCATAAAAAg tataCGATAGAGGAACCGGTGCTGAGTGACCATAGTAGCTGCAGCAGCAAAAAGAGCAAGAGCTCCAATTCTTCAAAACATTCCGGCAAGCTCAGCAAGAGCGATTCCGTTGAGGAAATACCAGCACGTGACACTCCGCCAGACATATCGGAGATTGAGGAAGATAATCTCGCTGAAATTCTAGAGGATGATTTAACCTGCGTCGTCTGCAAGGGCATGGACGTCGGTGCAAGAAATAGACTGGTCGAATGTGCGGATTGTCACTCTCTCTATCACCAGGAGTGTCATTCTCCTGTGATACAAGACTCCCAAATAGATGTACCTAAACATATTTGGTATTGTTCTCAATGTATCAAAGCTCACCAG ccaataaaagaaaaaggtTCCCCGAAACCAGCAGAAAGTAAAAAGGAATCAAAGAAAAATTCGA cacaaAAACATTctgaaaaatacaaaagcTCGAGTCAGTCGAGTGAATCGGCATCGAAACTGAtaccaaatataaatataatcgGTGGCGATAAGAGATTTAAAGAGTTGGGTAAAAAATCTAAGGATAAAAGATCAAGTAAACATTCTAGTCCTTCATCGTCATCGTCTAAGAGTTCTGAAAAGTCTTACAAATCGAAATCAAACGctgactaa
- the LOC103574654 gene encoding integrator complex subunit 12 isoform X2, with protein MYSEFLLAVTSDGGTILELDPQFVQGLRLLHSSNKDSMDQLRTLLDEAIKQKHGFSKMLCNVLHKKYTIEEPVLSDHSSCSSKKSKSSNSSKHSGKLSKSDSVEEIPARDTPPDISEIEEDNLAEILEDDLTCVVCKGMDVGARNRLVECADCHSLYHQECHSPVIQDSQIDVPKHIWYCSQCIKAHQPIKEKGSPKPAESKKESKKNSTQKHSEKYKSSSQSSESASKLIPNINIIGGDKRFKELGKKSKDKRSSKHSSPSSSSSKSSEKSYKSKSNAD; from the exons TTAGAACTGGACCCGCAATTCGTCCAAGGACTGCGGTTGCTCCATTCGAGTAATAAAGATTCAATGGACCAATTGAGGACACTGTTGGATGAAGCTATCAAGCAGAAACATGGATTTTCTAAAATGCTCTGCAATGTGCTGCATAAAAAg tataCGATAGAGGAACCGGTGCTGAGTGACCATAGTAGCTGCAGCAGCAAAAAGAGCAAGAGCTCCAATTCTTCAAAACATTCCGGCAAGCTCAGCAAGAGCGATTCCGTTGAGGAAATACCAGCACGTGACACTCCGCCAGACATATCGGAGATTGAGGAAGATAATCTCGCTGAAATTCTAGAGGATGATTTAACCTGCGTCGTCTGCAAGGGCATGGACGTCGGTGCAAGAAATAGACTGGTCGAATGTGCGGATTGTCACTCTCTCTATCACCAGGAGTGTCATTCTCCTGTGATACAAGACTCCCAAATAGATGTACCTAAACATATTTGGTATTGTTCTCAATGTATCAAAGCTCACCAG ccaataaaagaaaaaggtTCCCCGAAACCAGCAGAAAGTAAAAAGGAATCAAAGAAAAATTCGA cacaaAAACATTctgaaaaatacaaaagcTCGAGTCAGTCGAGTGAATCGGCATCGAAACTGAtaccaaatataaatataatcgGTGGCGATAAGAGATTTAAAGAGTTGGGTAAAAAATCTAAGGATAAAAGATCAAGTAAACATTCTAGTCCTTCATCGTCATCGTCTAAGAGTTCTGAAAAGTCTTACAAATCGAAATCAAACGctgactaa